The following are encoded in a window of Drosophila simulans strain w501 chromosome 3L, Prin_Dsim_3.1, whole genome shotgun sequence genomic DNA:
- the LOC6736800 gene encoding band 7 protein AGAP004871 isoform X6 translates to MVEEFLEKLPEIDTRYEDIVPMEQVSSMVSNGGGSVAMQRDDEYRNRIMKIRRLADEEISDKASTCGKLLIFLSVALVIMTLPFSLFVCFKVVQEYERAVIFRLGRLMQGGAKGPGIFFILPCIDSYARVDLRTRTYDVPPQEVLTKDSVTVSVDAVVYYRVSNATVSIANVENAHHSTRLLAQTTLRNTMGTRHLHEILSERMTISGTMQVQLDEATDAWGIKVERVEIKDVRLPVQLQRAMAAEAEAAREARAKVIAAEGEQKASRALREASEVIGDSPAALQLRYLQTLNTISAEKNSTIVFPLPIDLITYFLKTNEATTQQNARAAAAAIGNTPPPLQLAPQQQMQQQQPQYQQPQQQQQQYQPQQQQQQQQQQPQQQDQLYQQGQQISSAM, encoded by the exons GATATTGTGCCCATGGAACAAGTGAGCTCGATGGTCTCCAACGGCGGTGGCAGCGTGGCCATGCAGCGCGATGATGAGTACAGGAATCGGATCATGAAAA TACGTAGACTTG CGGACGAGGAAATCAGCGATAAGGCATCAACATGCGGAAAATTGCTAATATTTCTCTCCGTGGCTCTTGTGATAATGACGCTACCCTTCAGTCTCTTCGTTTGCTTTAAG GTGGTGCAGGAGTACGAGCGCGCGGTTATCTTCCGTTTGGGTCGTCTTATGCAGGGCGGTGCCAAGGGCCCAG GTATCTTCTTCATCCTGCCCTGCATTGACTCCTATGCCCGTGTGGACTTGCGTACTCGCACATACGATGTGCCACCGCAGGAG GTTCTCACAAAGGATAGCGTTACGGTTTCGGTGGATGCAGTGGTTTACTATCGGGTATCAAATGCTACCGTCTCTATCGCGAACGTGGAGAATGCTCACCATTCGACCAGGCTACTGGCACAGACTACTCTACGAAACACAATGGGAACTCGGCATTTGCATGAGATACTCAGCGAGCGTATGACGATTTCCGGCACAATGCAG GTTCAACTCGACGAAGCCACCGATGCCTGGGGCATCAAAGTTGAACGTGTGGAAAT CAAGGACGTGCGTCTGCCGGTGCAACTGCAACGTGCCATGGCCGCGGAGGCAGAAGCCGCCCGGGAAGCCCGCGCCAAAGTCATCGCCGCCGAAGGAGAACAGAAGGCGTCGAGGGCTCTTCGCGAGGCGTCCGAGGTGATTGGCGATTCGCCGGCTGCCCTCCAACTGCGCTACCTTCAG ACACTCAACACCATATCTGCGGAGAAGAACTCGACGATTGTGTTCCCGCTGCCCATCGACTTAATAACATATTTCCTGAAGACCAACGAGGCCACAACGCAGCAAAATGCCCGAGCAGCTGCGGCAGCAATTGGCAACACACCGCCGCCATTGCAACTggcaccgcagcagcagatgcagcagcaacagccgcagtaccaacagccgcagcagcagcagcagcagtaccaaccgcagcagcaacaacagcagcagcagcaacagccgcagcagcaggatcaaCTCTatcagcaggggcagcagatCTCATCAGCCATGTAA
- the LOC6736800 gene encoding band 7 protein AGAP004871 isoform X7 encodes MVEEFLEKLPEIDTRYEDIVPMEQVSSMVSNGGGSVAMQRDDEYRNRIMKTDEEISDKASTCGKLLIFLSVALVIMTLPFSLFVCFKVVQEYERAVIFRLGRLMQGGAKGPGIFFILPCIDSYARVDLRTRTYDVPPQEVLTKDSVTVSVDAVVYYRVSNATVSIANVENAHHSTRLLAQTTLRNTMGTRHLHEILSERMTISGTMQVQLDEATDAWGIKVERVEIKDVRLPVQLQRAMAAEAEAAREARAKVIAAEGEQKASRALREASEVIGDSPAALQLRYLQTLNTISAEKNSTIVFPLPIDLITYFLKTNEATTQQNARAAAAAIGNTPPPLQLAPQQQMQQQQPQYQQPQQQQQQYQPQQQQQQQQQQPQQQDQLYQQGQQISSAM; translated from the exons GATATTGTGCCCATGGAACAAGTGAGCTCGATGGTCTCCAACGGCGGTGGCAGCGTGGCCATGCAGCGCGATGATGAGTACAGGAATCGGATCATGAAAA CGGACGAGGAAATCAGCGATAAGGCATCAACATGCGGAAAATTGCTAATATTTCTCTCCGTGGCTCTTGTGATAATGACGCTACCCTTCAGTCTCTTCGTTTGCTTTAAG GTGGTGCAGGAGTACGAGCGCGCGGTTATCTTCCGTTTGGGTCGTCTTATGCAGGGCGGTGCCAAGGGCCCAG GTATCTTCTTCATCCTGCCCTGCATTGACTCCTATGCCCGTGTGGACTTGCGTACTCGCACATACGATGTGCCACCGCAGGAG GTTCTCACAAAGGATAGCGTTACGGTTTCGGTGGATGCAGTGGTTTACTATCGGGTATCAAATGCTACCGTCTCTATCGCGAACGTGGAGAATGCTCACCATTCGACCAGGCTACTGGCACAGACTACTCTACGAAACACAATGGGAACTCGGCATTTGCATGAGATACTCAGCGAGCGTATGACGATTTCCGGCACAATGCAG GTTCAACTCGACGAAGCCACCGATGCCTGGGGCATCAAAGTTGAACGTGTGGAAAT CAAGGACGTGCGTCTGCCGGTGCAACTGCAACGTGCCATGGCCGCGGAGGCAGAAGCCGCCCGGGAAGCCCGCGCCAAAGTCATCGCCGCCGAAGGAGAACAGAAGGCGTCGAGGGCTCTTCGCGAGGCGTCCGAGGTGATTGGCGATTCGCCGGCTGCCCTCCAACTGCGCTACCTTCAG ACACTCAACACCATATCTGCGGAGAAGAACTCGACGATTGTGTTCCCGCTGCCCATCGACTTAATAACATATTTCCTGAAGACCAACGAGGCCACAACGCAGCAAAATGCCCGAGCAGCTGCGGCAGCAATTGGCAACACACCGCCGCCATTGCAACTggcaccgcagcagcagatgcagcagcaacagccgcagtaccaacagccgcagcagcagcagcagcagtaccaaccgcagcagcaacaacagcagcagcagcaacagccgcagcagcaggatcaaCTCTatcagcaggggcagcagatCTCATCAGCCATGTAA
- the LOC6736800 gene encoding band 7 protein AGAP004871 isoform X4, producing MVEEFLEKLPEIDTRYEDIVPMEQVSSMVSNGGGSVAMQRDDEYRNRIMKIRRLDTQAKHSHGFLYSDEEISDKASTCGKLLIFLSVALVIMTLPFSLFVCFKVVQEYERAVIFRLGRLMQGGAKGPGIFFILPCIDSYARVDLRTRTYDVPPQEVLTKDSVTVSVDAVVYYRVSNATVSIANVENAHHSTRLLAQTTLRNTMGTRHLHEILSERMTISGTMQVQLDEATDAWGIKVERVEIKDVRLPVQLQRAMAAEAEAAREARAKVIAAEGEQKASRALREASEVIGDSPAALQLRYLQTLNTISAEKNSTIVFPLPIDLITYFLKTNEATTQQNARAAAAAIGNTPPPLQLAPQQQMQQQQPQYQQPQQQQQQYQPQQQQQQQQQQPQQQDQLYQQGQQISSAM from the exons GATATTGTGCCCATGGAACAAGTGAGCTCGATGGTCTCCAACGGCGGTGGCAGCGTGGCCATGCAGCGCGATGATGAGTACAGGAATCGGATCATGAAAA TACGTAGACTTG ATACACAAGCAAAACATTCACATGGATTTCTCTATT CGGACGAGGAAATCAGCGATAAGGCATCAACATGCGGAAAATTGCTAATATTTCTCTCCGTGGCTCTTGTGATAATGACGCTACCCTTCAGTCTCTTCGTTTGCTTTAAG GTGGTGCAGGAGTACGAGCGCGCGGTTATCTTCCGTTTGGGTCGTCTTATGCAGGGCGGTGCCAAGGGCCCAG GTATCTTCTTCATCCTGCCCTGCATTGACTCCTATGCCCGTGTGGACTTGCGTACTCGCACATACGATGTGCCACCGCAGGAG GTTCTCACAAAGGATAGCGTTACGGTTTCGGTGGATGCAGTGGTTTACTATCGGGTATCAAATGCTACCGTCTCTATCGCGAACGTGGAGAATGCTCACCATTCGACCAGGCTACTGGCACAGACTACTCTACGAAACACAATGGGAACTCGGCATTTGCATGAGATACTCAGCGAGCGTATGACGATTTCCGGCACAATGCAG GTTCAACTCGACGAAGCCACCGATGCCTGGGGCATCAAAGTTGAACGTGTGGAAAT CAAGGACGTGCGTCTGCCGGTGCAACTGCAACGTGCCATGGCCGCGGAGGCAGAAGCCGCCCGGGAAGCCCGCGCCAAAGTCATCGCCGCCGAAGGAGAACAGAAGGCGTCGAGGGCTCTTCGCGAGGCGTCCGAGGTGATTGGCGATTCGCCGGCTGCCCTCCAACTGCGCTACCTTCAG ACACTCAACACCATATCTGCGGAGAAGAACTCGACGATTGTGTTCCCGCTGCCCATCGACTTAATAACATATTTCCTGAAGACCAACGAGGCCACAACGCAGCAAAATGCCCGAGCAGCTGCGGCAGCAATTGGCAACACACCGCCGCCATTGCAACTggcaccgcagcagcagatgcagcagcaacagccgcagtaccaacagccgcagcagcagcagcagcagtaccaaccgcagcagcaacaacagcagcagcagcaacagccgcagcagcaggatcaaCTCTatcagcaggggcagcagatCTCATCAGCCATGTAA
- the LOC6736800 gene encoding band 7 protein AGAP004871 isoform X9 produces MVEEFLEKLPEIDTRYEDIVPMEQVSSMVSNGGGSVAMQRDDEYRNRIMKSPSQSIKISDRTDSLWQVTATSMQQPPPQRHGRPAPQHQHSQYNQHHQHQNQWALHHQNHLNQTPRSTGRQTMLGSNHSSQRETSVSPRRVALDTTASGSTTGFGFDRADEEISDKASTCGKLLIFLSVALVIMTLPFSLFVCFKVVQEYERAVIFRLGRLMQGGAKGPGIFFILPCIDSYARVDLRTRTYDVPPQEVLTKDSVTVSVDAVVYYRVSNATVSIANVENAHHSTRLLAQTTLRNTMGTRHLHEILSERMTISGTMQVQLDEATDAWGIKVERVEIKDVRLPVQLQRAMAAEAEAAREARAKVIAAEGEQKASRALREASEVIGDSPAALQLRYLQTLNTISAEKNSTIVFPLPIDLITYFLKTNEATTQQNARAAAAAIGNTPPPLQLAPQQQMQQQQPQYQQPQQQQQQYQPQQQQQQQQQQPQQQDQLYQQGQQISSAM; encoded by the exons GATATTGTGCCCATGGAACAAGTGAGCTCGATGGTCTCCAACGGCGGTGGCAGCGTGGCCATGCAGCGCGATGATGAGTACAGGAATCGGATCATGAAAA GTCCTTCGCAAAGCATCAAAATATCGGACCGCACGGACAGCCTGTGGCAAGTGACTGCCACCAGCATGCAACAGCCACCACCTCAGCGGCACGGTCGACCTGCACCACAGCACCAGCACAGCCAGTACAatcagcaccaccagcaccagaACCAGTGGGCACTGCACCACCAGAACCACTTGAACCAAACACCGCGCTCCACCGGCAGGCAAACCATGCTGGGCAGCAACCACAGTAGCCAGCGGGAGACGAGCGTCTCGCCCCGCCGAGTGGCTCTCGACACCACCGCTTCGGGATCCACCACCGGATTCGGTTTCGATCGGG CGGACGAGGAAATCAGCGATAAGGCATCAACATGCGGAAAATTGCTAATATTTCTCTCCGTGGCTCTTGTGATAATGACGCTACCCTTCAGTCTCTTCGTTTGCTTTAAG GTGGTGCAGGAGTACGAGCGCGCGGTTATCTTCCGTTTGGGTCGTCTTATGCAGGGCGGTGCCAAGGGCCCAG GTATCTTCTTCATCCTGCCCTGCATTGACTCCTATGCCCGTGTGGACTTGCGTACTCGCACATACGATGTGCCACCGCAGGAG GTTCTCACAAAGGATAGCGTTACGGTTTCGGTGGATGCAGTGGTTTACTATCGGGTATCAAATGCTACCGTCTCTATCGCGAACGTGGAGAATGCTCACCATTCGACCAGGCTACTGGCACAGACTACTCTACGAAACACAATGGGAACTCGGCATTTGCATGAGATACTCAGCGAGCGTATGACGATTTCCGGCACAATGCAG GTTCAACTCGACGAAGCCACCGATGCCTGGGGCATCAAAGTTGAACGTGTGGAAAT CAAGGACGTGCGTCTGCCGGTGCAACTGCAACGTGCCATGGCCGCGGAGGCAGAAGCCGCCCGGGAAGCCCGCGCCAAAGTCATCGCCGCCGAAGGAGAACAGAAGGCGTCGAGGGCTCTTCGCGAGGCGTCCGAGGTGATTGGCGATTCGCCGGCTGCCCTCCAACTGCGCTACCTTCAG ACACTCAACACCATATCTGCGGAGAAGAACTCGACGATTGTGTTCCCGCTGCCCATCGACTTAATAACATATTTCCTGAAGACCAACGAGGCCACAACGCAGCAAAATGCCCGAGCAGCTGCGGCAGCAATTGGCAACACACCGCCGCCATTGCAACTggcaccgcagcagcagatgcagcagcaacagccgcagtaccaacagccgcagcagcagcagcagcagtaccaaccgcagcagcaacaacagcagcagcagcaacagccgcagcagcaggatcaaCTCTatcagcaggggcagcagatCTCATCAGCCATGTAA
- the LOC6736800 gene encoding band 7 protein AGAP004871 isoform X5, whose amino-acid sequence MVEEFLEKLPEIDTRYEDIVPMEQVSSMVSNGGGSVAMQRDDEYRNRIMKNTQAKHSHGFLYSDEEISDKASTCGKLLIFLSVALVIMTLPFSLFVCFKVVQEYERAVIFRLGRLMQGGAKGPGIFFILPCIDSYARVDLRTRTYDVPPQEVLTKDSVTVSVDAVVYYRVSNATVSIANVENAHHSTRLLAQTTLRNTMGTRHLHEILSERMTISGTMQVQLDEATDAWGIKVERVEIKDVRLPVQLQRAMAAEAEAAREARAKVIAAEGEQKASRALREASEVIGDSPAALQLRYLQTLNTISAEKNSTIVFPLPIDLITYFLKTNEATTQQNARAAAAAIGNTPPPLQLAPQQQMQQQQPQYQQPQQQQQQYQPQQQQQQQQQQPQQQDQLYQQGQQISSAM is encoded by the exons GATATTGTGCCCATGGAACAAGTGAGCTCGATGGTCTCCAACGGCGGTGGCAGCGTGGCCATGCAGCGCGATGATGAGTACAGGAATCGGATCATGAAAA ATACACAAGCAAAACATTCACATGGATTTCTCTATT CGGACGAGGAAATCAGCGATAAGGCATCAACATGCGGAAAATTGCTAATATTTCTCTCCGTGGCTCTTGTGATAATGACGCTACCCTTCAGTCTCTTCGTTTGCTTTAAG GTGGTGCAGGAGTACGAGCGCGCGGTTATCTTCCGTTTGGGTCGTCTTATGCAGGGCGGTGCCAAGGGCCCAG GTATCTTCTTCATCCTGCCCTGCATTGACTCCTATGCCCGTGTGGACTTGCGTACTCGCACATACGATGTGCCACCGCAGGAG GTTCTCACAAAGGATAGCGTTACGGTTTCGGTGGATGCAGTGGTTTACTATCGGGTATCAAATGCTACCGTCTCTATCGCGAACGTGGAGAATGCTCACCATTCGACCAGGCTACTGGCACAGACTACTCTACGAAACACAATGGGAACTCGGCATTTGCATGAGATACTCAGCGAGCGTATGACGATTTCCGGCACAATGCAG GTTCAACTCGACGAAGCCACCGATGCCTGGGGCATCAAAGTTGAACGTGTGGAAAT CAAGGACGTGCGTCTGCCGGTGCAACTGCAACGTGCCATGGCCGCGGAGGCAGAAGCCGCCCGGGAAGCCCGCGCCAAAGTCATCGCCGCCGAAGGAGAACAGAAGGCGTCGAGGGCTCTTCGCGAGGCGTCCGAGGTGATTGGCGATTCGCCGGCTGCCCTCCAACTGCGCTACCTTCAG ACACTCAACACCATATCTGCGGAGAAGAACTCGACGATTGTGTTCCCGCTGCCCATCGACTTAATAACATATTTCCTGAAGACCAACGAGGCCACAACGCAGCAAAATGCCCGAGCAGCTGCGGCAGCAATTGGCAACACACCGCCGCCATTGCAACTggcaccgcagcagcagatgcagcagcaacagccgcagtaccaacagccgcagcagcagcagcagcagtaccaaccgcagcagcaacaacagcagcagcagcaacagccgcagcagcaggatcaaCTCTatcagcaggggcagcagatCTCATCAGCCATGTAA
- the LOC6736800 gene encoding band 7 protein CG42540 isoform X8, translating into MSLSSRNAILPDEEISDKASTCGKLLIFLSVALVIMTLPFSLFVCFKVVQEYERAVIFRLGRLMQGGAKGPGIFFILPCIDSYARVDLRTRTYDVPPQEVLTKDSVTVSVDAVVYYRVSNATVSIANVENAHHSTRLLAQTTLRNTMGTRHLHEILSERMTISGTMQVQLDEATDAWGIKVERVEIKDVRLPVQLQRAMAAEAEAAREARAKVIAAEGEQKASRALREASEVIGDSPAALQLRYLQTLNTISAEKNSTIVFPLPIDLITYFLKTNEATTQQNARAAAAAIGNTPPPLQLAPQQQMQQQQPQYQQPQQQQQQYQPQQQQQQQQQQPQQQDQLYQQGQQISSAM; encoded by the exons ATGAGTCTCAGCAGCAGGAACGCCATCTTAC CGGACGAGGAAATCAGCGATAAGGCATCAACATGCGGAAAATTGCTAATATTTCTCTCCGTGGCTCTTGTGATAATGACGCTACCCTTCAGTCTCTTCGTTTGCTTTAAG GTGGTGCAGGAGTACGAGCGCGCGGTTATCTTCCGTTTGGGTCGTCTTATGCAGGGCGGTGCCAAGGGCCCAG GTATCTTCTTCATCCTGCCCTGCATTGACTCCTATGCCCGTGTGGACTTGCGTACTCGCACATACGATGTGCCACCGCAGGAG GTTCTCACAAAGGATAGCGTTACGGTTTCGGTGGATGCAGTGGTTTACTATCGGGTATCAAATGCTACCGTCTCTATCGCGAACGTGGAGAATGCTCACCATTCGACCAGGCTACTGGCACAGACTACTCTACGAAACACAATGGGAACTCGGCATTTGCATGAGATACTCAGCGAGCGTATGACGATTTCCGGCACAATGCAG GTTCAACTCGACGAAGCCACCGATGCCTGGGGCATCAAAGTTGAACGTGTGGAAAT CAAGGACGTGCGTCTGCCGGTGCAACTGCAACGTGCCATGGCCGCGGAGGCAGAAGCCGCCCGGGAAGCCCGCGCCAAAGTCATCGCCGCCGAAGGAGAACAGAAGGCGTCGAGGGCTCTTCGCGAGGCGTCCGAGGTGATTGGCGATTCGCCGGCTGCCCTCCAACTGCGCTACCTTCAG ACACTCAACACCATATCTGCGGAGAAGAACTCGACGATTGTGTTCCCGCTGCCCATCGACTTAATAACATATTTCCTGAAGACCAACGAGGCCACAACGCAGCAAAATGCCCGAGCAGCTGCGGCAGCAATTGGCAACACACCGCCGCCATTGCAACTggcaccgcagcagcagatgcagcagcaacagccgcagtaccaacagccgcagcagcagcagcagcagtaccaaccgcagcagcaacaacagcagcagcagcaacagccgcagcagcaggatcaaCTCTatcagcaggggcagcagatCTCATCAGCCATGTAA
- the LOC6736800 gene encoding band 7 protein AGAP004871 isoform X3 yields MQQPPPQRHGRPAPQHQHSQYNQHHQHQNQWALHHQNHLNQTPRSTGRQTMLGSNHSSQRETSVSPRRVALDTTASGSTTGFGFDRDTQAKHSHGFLYSDEEISDKASTCGKLLIFLSVALVIMTLPFSLFVCFKVVQEYERAVIFRLGRLMQGGAKGPGIFFILPCIDSYARVDLRTRTYDVPPQEVLTKDSVTVSVDAVVYYRVSNATVSIANVENAHHSTRLLAQTTLRNTMGTRHLHEILSERMTISGTMQVQLDEATDAWGIKVERVEIKDVRLPVQLQRAMAAEAEAAREARAKVIAAEGEQKASRALREASEVIGDSPAALQLRYLQTLNTISAEKNSTIVFPLPIDLITYFLKTNEATTQQNARAAAAAIGNTPPPLQLAPQQQMQQQQPQYQQPQQQQQQYQPQQQQQQQQQQPQQQDQLYQQGQQISSAM; encoded by the exons ATGCAACAGCCACCACCTCAGCGGCACGGTCGACCTGCACCACAGCACCAGCACAGCCAGTACAatcagcaccaccagcaccagaACCAGTGGGCACTGCACCACCAGAACCACTTGAACCAAACACCGCGCTCCACCGGCAGGCAAACCATGCTGGGCAGCAACCACAGTAGCCAGCGGGAGACGAGCGTCTCGCCCCGCCGAGTGGCTCTCGACACCACCGCTTCGGGATCCACCACCGGATTCGGTTTCGATCGGG ATACACAAGCAAAACATTCACATGGATTTCTCTATT CGGACGAGGAAATCAGCGATAAGGCATCAACATGCGGAAAATTGCTAATATTTCTCTCCGTGGCTCTTGTGATAATGACGCTACCCTTCAGTCTCTTCGTTTGCTTTAAG GTGGTGCAGGAGTACGAGCGCGCGGTTATCTTCCGTTTGGGTCGTCTTATGCAGGGCGGTGCCAAGGGCCCAG GTATCTTCTTCATCCTGCCCTGCATTGACTCCTATGCCCGTGTGGACTTGCGTACTCGCACATACGATGTGCCACCGCAGGAG GTTCTCACAAAGGATAGCGTTACGGTTTCGGTGGATGCAGTGGTTTACTATCGGGTATCAAATGCTACCGTCTCTATCGCGAACGTGGAGAATGCTCACCATTCGACCAGGCTACTGGCACAGACTACTCTACGAAACACAATGGGAACTCGGCATTTGCATGAGATACTCAGCGAGCGTATGACGATTTCCGGCACAATGCAG GTTCAACTCGACGAAGCCACCGATGCCTGGGGCATCAAAGTTGAACGTGTGGAAAT CAAGGACGTGCGTCTGCCGGTGCAACTGCAACGTGCCATGGCCGCGGAGGCAGAAGCCGCCCGGGAAGCCCGCGCCAAAGTCATCGCCGCCGAAGGAGAACAGAAGGCGTCGAGGGCTCTTCGCGAGGCGTCCGAGGTGATTGGCGATTCGCCGGCTGCCCTCCAACTGCGCTACCTTCAG ACACTCAACACCATATCTGCGGAGAAGAACTCGACGATTGTGTTCCCGCTGCCCATCGACTTAATAACATATTTCCTGAAGACCAACGAGGCCACAACGCAGCAAAATGCCCGAGCAGCTGCGGCAGCAATTGGCAACACACCGCCGCCATTGCAACTggcaccgcagcagcagatgcagcagcaacagccgcagtaccaacagccgcagcagcagcagcagcagtaccaaccgcagcagcaacaacagcagcagcagcaacagccgcagcagcaggatcaaCTCTatcagcaggggcagcagatCTCATCAGCCATGTAA
- the LOC6736800 gene encoding band 7 protein CG42540 isoform X1, whose amino-acid sequence MPDSMMDMEHRDHQLHRQQQQSHHHQPPRLTASTSTFAPPAPAGSQSEERDRDRDRERDHHLHHHQSNNVASSPLPVTASIQLHQQQPQQQQQQQPLTQLQQPQLREREHHQQQQQQQQMMQQPQQQQQMQQPQQQLPHSHHALMQQSQQQQAIHRAEARRDTQAKHSHGFLYSDEEISDKASTCGKLLIFLSVALVIMTLPFSLFVCFKVVQEYERAVIFRLGRLMQGGAKGPGIFFILPCIDSYARVDLRTRTYDVPPQEVLTKDSVTVSVDAVVYYRVSNATVSIANVENAHHSTRLLAQTTLRNTMGTRHLHEILSERMTISGTMQVQLDEATDAWGIKVERVEIKDVRLPVQLQRAMAAEAEAAREARAKVIAAEGEQKASRALREASEVIGDSPAALQLRYLQTLNTISAEKNSTIVFPLPIDLITYFLKTNEATTQQNARAAAAAIGNTPPPLQLAPQQQMQQQQPQYQQPQQQQQQYQPQQQQQQQQQQPQQQDQLYQQGQQISSAM is encoded by the exons ATGCCCGATTCGATGATGGACATGGAGCATCGGGACCACCAGCTGCAccgccaacagcagcagtcgcacCACCATCAGCCTCCCCGTCTGACGGCCAGCACAAGCACCTTTGCGCCACCCGCCCCGGCGGGGAGTCAGTCGGAGGAACGGGATCGCGATCGGGATAGGGAACGGGACCACCATCTGCACCACCATCAGTCCAATAATGTGGCCTCATCACCACTGCCAGTGACTGCCTCCATACAGTTGcaccaacagcagccgcagcaacaacagcagcagcaaccactgACGCAGTTGCAGCAACCACAGTTAAGGGAACGCgagcaccaccaacagcagcagcagcagcagcagatgatgcagcaaccacagcagcagcagcagatgcagcagccgcagcagcaactgccaCACAGCCATCACGCCCTAATGCAgcaatcgcagcagcagcaggccatCCATCGAGCCGAGGCGCGAAGAG ATACACAAGCAAAACATTCACATGGATTTCTCTATT CGGACGAGGAAATCAGCGATAAGGCATCAACATGCGGAAAATTGCTAATATTTCTCTCCGTGGCTCTTGTGATAATGACGCTACCCTTCAGTCTCTTCGTTTGCTTTAAG GTGGTGCAGGAGTACGAGCGCGCGGTTATCTTCCGTTTGGGTCGTCTTATGCAGGGCGGTGCCAAGGGCCCAG GTATCTTCTTCATCCTGCCCTGCATTGACTCCTATGCCCGTGTGGACTTGCGTACTCGCACATACGATGTGCCACCGCAGGAG GTTCTCACAAAGGATAGCGTTACGGTTTCGGTGGATGCAGTGGTTTACTATCGGGTATCAAATGCTACCGTCTCTATCGCGAACGTGGAGAATGCTCACCATTCGACCAGGCTACTGGCACAGACTACTCTACGAAACACAATGGGAACTCGGCATTTGCATGAGATACTCAGCGAGCGTATGACGATTTCCGGCACAATGCAG GTTCAACTCGACGAAGCCACCGATGCCTGGGGCATCAAAGTTGAACGTGTGGAAAT CAAGGACGTGCGTCTGCCGGTGCAACTGCAACGTGCCATGGCCGCGGAGGCAGAAGCCGCCCGGGAAGCCCGCGCCAAAGTCATCGCCGCCGAAGGAGAACAGAAGGCGTCGAGGGCTCTTCGCGAGGCGTCCGAGGTGATTGGCGATTCGCCGGCTGCCCTCCAACTGCGCTACCTTCAG ACACTCAACACCATATCTGCGGAGAAGAACTCGACGATTGTGTTCCCGCTGCCCATCGACTTAATAACATATTTCCTGAAGACCAACGAGGCCACAACGCAGCAAAATGCCCGAGCAGCTGCGGCAGCAATTGGCAACACACCGCCGCCATTGCAACTggcaccgcagcagcagatgcagcagcaacagccgcagtaccaacagccgcagcagcagcagcagcagtaccaaccgcagcagcaacaacagcagcagcagcaacagccgcagcagcaggatcaaCTCTatcagcaggggcagcagatCTCATCAGCCATGTAA